In Sphingobacterium sp. lm-10, one DNA window encodes the following:
- a CDS encoding TonB-dependent receptor, producing MNIRNEVFKKTFSPMLALLLALPLQKAQAIDSPLKFLPNKKERSIAQQVTVTGRVNSMSGNQAISGVSVTVKGTQIATSTNTEGYFSLDNVPADATLVFTMVGYRTLEEPLNQRSTLSISLQDDLSDLDEVVVVGYGTQKKETITGAVATVKSADLVKSPTLNVSNALAGRMAGITATQGSAEPGNDGSNIRIRGTNTFGNSDPLIVIDGIPARQGGFERLNPADIDNISVLKDAAAAIYGARAANGVILVTTKQGKEGKPTISYTFNQGFSQPTYIPQLADAAQYAEMRNELEVFKLPVSEWTAANRGFREQGIFERSNGSSITAPFSPDDIRMFQDGSNPWTHPNTDWYGATLKSWTPQSQHNLQLSGGSDNFRYLTSVGYQTQDAFYKNSATNYSQYDLRINLEGEINDYVSVRVGVLGRQEDRNFPTKSAGTIFRMLMRGNPTQPAFWPNGLPGPDIENGENPVVITTDQTGYDRNKRYYFQTNGQIDIKIPGVEGLKFTGTASADKFIQQTKRWEIPWYLYTWQGGFEADGVTPQLVAGLRGPQPDPALNQGNEDQLNILLGAVANYDRKFGDHSFNIMAGVNRETIRNDNFSAFRRYFISSAIDQMFAGGDAEKDNGGGAWERARLNYFGRVGYNYQEKYIAEFLWRYDGSYMFPQASRYGFFPGVLAAWRISEESFWKDNVSFVNFLKLRGSYGQMGNDNIFFDDELQEYQYFSTYGFNTYIIDGNLVKSLFESRVPNNFITWEVANNYNIGLDGQLFNGKVNFEFDLFLNRRSSILWQRNASIPQSTGMTLPAENIGRMENRGFDLNIGYNGSVGELRYNVNVNGGYAKNKILFWDEAAGAPEWQRTTGRMLNAQMYYIHDGVFRNQAEIDANTLDYSAITNNLRPGDMKLIDYDGDGRITPDDRVRRDKSNIPTFQGGVNIGLQYKNFDLTVLFQGAAGAEMPVSTEESGAIGNYLLQFYENRWTPDNPSSEHPRITDRSDQYYSSGNTYWLESTDYIRLKNVELGYNFPVEWTKRFGMNNLRLYTNGLNLFTISKMTAYDPESVTQTGQYYPQARVINFGASVTF from the coding sequence ATGAATATTCGTAATGAAGTCTTTAAAAAGACTTTTAGCCCCATGTTGGCTCTGCTTTTAGCACTACCGCTACAAAAGGCTCAGGCAATTGATTCTCCTTTAAAATTTTTGCCCAATAAAAAGGAAAGATCGATTGCTCAGCAAGTTACCGTTACTGGACGAGTAAATTCTATGTCTGGAAATCAAGCCATATCTGGCGTATCGGTTACAGTTAAAGGTACCCAAATCGCAACCAGTACTAATACGGAAGGTTATTTCTCTCTAGATAATGTACCCGCTGATGCCACGCTGGTGTTTACTATGGTAGGTTATAGAACCTTGGAAGAACCATTAAATCAACGAAGTACCCTATCCATTTCATTGCAAGACGATTTGTCTGATTTAGATGAGGTCGTGGTGGTTGGGTATGGCACGCAGAAAAAGGAAACCATTACTGGTGCGGTAGCGACCGTTAAAAGCGCCGACTTGGTGAAATCTCCGACATTGAATGTGTCTAATGCATTAGCTGGCCGTATGGCGGGGATCACCGCAACACAAGGTAGTGCCGAGCCTGGTAATGATGGTTCGAACATTCGTATTCGTGGCACCAATACCTTCGGTAACTCAGACCCTCTAATTGTTATTGATGGTATACCTGCCCGTCAGGGAGGATTTGAACGCTTAAATCCGGCAGATATCGACAATATTTCCGTGCTGAAAGATGCCGCCGCTGCGATTTATGGTGCACGCGCGGCCAATGGGGTAATTCTCGTCACCACAAAGCAGGGAAAAGAAGGAAAGCCAACGATTTCATACACCTTTAATCAAGGGTTTTCCCAACCTACTTATATCCCTCAACTGGCAGACGCAGCCCAATACGCAGAAATGCGTAACGAACTGGAAGTTTTCAAACTTCCAGTGAGTGAATGGACGGCTGCGAATAGAGGATTCCGCGAACAGGGGATTTTCGAACGAAGTAACGGAAGTTCTATTACAGCGCCCTTTTCGCCCGATGATATCCGTATGTTTCAGGACGGATCTAATCCCTGGACGCACCCCAATACCGATTGGTATGGAGCGACATTAAAAAGCTGGACTCCTCAATCGCAACACAACTTGCAACTCAGCGGGGGCTCAGATAACTTTCGTTACCTCACATCTGTCGGTTATCAAACCCAGGATGCATTTTACAAAAATTCTGCTACGAACTATAGTCAATACGATCTACGCATCAACCTAGAAGGCGAAATCAATGACTATGTGAGCGTACGAGTTGGCGTACTCGGACGACAAGAAGACCGCAATTTTCCGACAAAAAGTGCAGGCACCATTTTTCGGATGCTTATGCGTGGCAACCCAACGCAACCCGCATTCTGGCCAAATGGATTGCCCGGCCCGGATATTGAAAACGGAGAAAATCCGGTAGTCATCACGACAGATCAAACTGGCTATGACCGGAATAAACGTTATTACTTTCAGACCAACGGACAGATCGACATCAAGATTCCTGGTGTAGAAGGGCTTAAATTTACTGGTACAGCATCAGCAGATAAATTCATTCAGCAAACCAAGCGCTGGGAAATTCCTTGGTATCTCTACACCTGGCAAGGTGGTTTTGAAGCAGATGGCGTGACGCCACAACTCGTAGCAGGACTTCGAGGCCCACAACCGGATCCTGCATTGAATCAGGGAAATGAAGATCAGCTCAACATCTTGTTGGGAGCAGTAGCAAATTATGATCGTAAATTCGGCGATCACAGCTTTAATATTATGGCTGGTGTGAATCGGGAAACGATCCGCAATGACAACTTCTCCGCTTTTAGGCGTTATTTTATCTCGTCAGCAATCGACCAAATGTTTGCCGGAGGAGATGCCGAAAAAGACAATGGCGGAGGCGCCTGGGAAAGAGCACGACTAAATTATTTTGGCCGAGTAGGCTACAACTATCAGGAAAAATATATTGCCGAATTTTTGTGGCGTTATGATGGCTCGTACATGTTTCCACAAGCCAGCCGGTATGGATTTTTCCCAGGAGTACTCGCTGCATGGCGTATATCGGAAGAAAGCTTTTGGAAGGATAACGTGTCTTTTGTCAACTTCTTGAAACTACGCGGTTCTTATGGTCAGATGGGTAATGATAATATCTTTTTTGACGATGAATTGCAGGAATATCAGTATTTCTCCACCTATGGATTCAACACCTATATAATCGACGGTAATTTGGTAAAATCTCTGTTTGAAAGTCGTGTACCCAATAATTTTATCACTTGGGAGGTGGCCAATAATTACAACATTGGTTTGGATGGTCAGTTGTTCAACGGGAAGGTTAACTTTGAGTTCGACCTATTTCTCAATCGTCGCAGTAGCATTCTGTGGCAAAGAAATGCGTCTATACCCCAAAGTACGGGCATGACGCTTCCGGCCGAAAACATTGGGCGAATGGAGAATCGAGGGTTCGATCTCAATATCGGTTACAATGGTAGCGTAGGCGAATTGCGGTATAACGTGAATGTGAATGGAGGTTATGCAAAAAACAAGATTCTCTTTTGGGATGAAGCCGCTGGTGCACCGGAGTGGCAACGCACTACAGGAAGAATGTTGAATGCCCAGATGTATTACATCCACGATGGCGTATTCAGAAACCAAGCTGAGATCGACGCCAATACATTGGACTATAGCGCCATAACCAACAATCTACGTCCGGGAGACATGAAGCTTATCGACTACGACGGAGATGGTAGAATCACACCAGACGATCGGGTACGTAGGGACAAAAGCAATATTCCCACCTTCCAAGGTGGCGTCAATATTGGATTACAATACAAGAATTTTGATTTGACGGTGCTATTCCAAGGGGCAGCAGGCGCCGAAATGCCGGTAAGTACGGAGGAATCTGGTGCCATCGGAAACTATCTATTACAATTTTATGAAAATAGATGGACACCGGACAATCCGAGCAGCGAGCATCCGCGCATTACTGACCGAAGCGATCAGTATTATTCCAGTGGAAATACCTATTGGCTAGAAAGCACGGATTATATCCGATTAAAGAATGTGGAGTTAGGCTATAATTTCCCGGTAGAATGGACCAAAAGATTTGGGATGAATAACCTAAGACTGTACACCAACGGTCTGAATCTATTCACGATCAGTAAAATGACGGCCTACGACCCCGAGTCTGTCACACAAACAGGGCAGTATTATCCACAAGCACGTGTCATTAATTTTGGCGCATCCGTCACCTTTTAA
- a CDS encoding RagB/SusD family nutrient uptake outer membrane protein → MSTKKIIYTLVACIFMQSFISCNDDFVNTQPLGEVPKEVTWSDPALAEAFVFDIYNGLGQGGFDEEMQSSLTDESMFTHPGRGINTITESRSNPADQGMIKDSYGYGPLYGRIRACNIAIENLTEPLFSDPTRANNLLGQAYFLRAYYYQQLLRFYGGIPLIDRVYELGEADYSAARNSYEECVNFIVNDCDRAAELLAGTSGGQGRATGVAALALKARVLLYAASDLHDIPTASGRASSIAGYNEKQFLGYSSGSRAERWQKAKEAAFEVVRLTNFGYELNLSAPASVAEGTENYMVLSLGGGSKTVSSDGQQELLLGRYFIDLKDEAGNYIGRNNGPNGYHNWAGNTPIQNLVDDYEMVDGSRFSWENATHRASPYQNRDPRFYATILYDGADWKPRTADVAGRDPFNQIQTGRYQITNAAGAVVAHPGLDTRNSPIEDWNGSYTGYYFRKFTDPDPAVVDQNTRQFIPWPVLKYTEAVLNYVEACIELGEDAEAKTWLNKIRFRAGMPAITEVGDQLRTRYRNERRIELAFEEHRFFDTRRWMIAPQTTGAKIRLIRVVGALKPGVQVRTYQYNTDNYTYTYTPVELEPGIENRQWQDKMYFMPFHRDETNRNIKLAQNPAYD, encoded by the coding sequence ATGAGCACTAAAAAAATAATATATACGCTAGTTGCCTGCATATTTATGCAATCGTTTATTTCCTGTAACGACGACTTTGTAAACACACAACCTTTAGGAGAAGTTCCTAAAGAAGTGACTTGGAGTGATCCTGCGCTAGCAGAAGCATTTGTATTCGACATATACAATGGTTTAGGCCAGGGAGGTTTTGATGAAGAAATGCAGTCGTCCTTAACAGACGAATCGATGTTTACCCATCCCGGTCGCGGTATCAATACCATTACCGAATCACGCTCTAACCCTGCTGATCAAGGAATGATCAAAGATTCTTACGGATATGGGCCACTATACGGACGTATTCGCGCATGCAATATTGCTATCGAAAACCTCACAGAACCTTTATTTTCTGACCCGACTCGGGCCAATAATTTATTGGGTCAGGCCTATTTCTTACGAGCGTACTACTATCAGCAATTGCTTCGCTTTTATGGAGGGATTCCTTTGATTGACCGCGTGTACGAATTAGGCGAAGCGGATTACTCTGCAGCCAGAAACTCTTATGAAGAGTGTGTTAATTTTATCGTGAACGATTGTGACCGTGCAGCAGAATTACTGGCTGGAACAAGTGGCGGACAAGGTCGCGCCACCGGCGTAGCTGCTTTGGCGCTTAAAGCCCGCGTATTGTTATATGCGGCGAGTGATTTACATGATATCCCGACCGCATCCGGGAGGGCATCCAGCATTGCGGGCTATAATGAAAAACAGTTCCTGGGGTACTCCAGCGGTAGCCGTGCCGAGCGTTGGCAAAAAGCAAAAGAGGCGGCATTCGAAGTCGTAAGATTAACAAATTTTGGATACGAATTAAATTTGAGTGCGCCAGCCAGTGTAGCAGAGGGAACAGAAAACTACATGGTGCTGTCTCTGGGAGGCGGTAGCAAAACAGTATCTTCCGATGGTCAGCAAGAATTGCTACTGGGCCGGTATTTCATTGACCTAAAAGATGAAGCCGGAAATTATATTGGCCGTAATAATGGCCCGAATGGTTACCACAATTGGGCGGGCAACACCCCAATTCAGAACCTGGTAGATGATTATGAAATGGTAGACGGATCACGATTCAGCTGGGAAAACGCAACACATCGAGCGAGCCCATATCAAAATCGAGATCCACGCTTTTATGCGACGATTTTGTATGATGGTGCAGATTGGAAACCACGCACCGCCGATGTCGCCGGACGCGACCCTTTCAACCAAATCCAAACAGGCCGCTACCAGATTACTAATGCCGCCGGTGCCGTAGTCGCGCATCCTGGATTGGATACCAGGAACAGTCCGATAGAAGACTGGAACGGGTCTTATACCGGCTATTATTTCCGTAAATTTACTGATCCGGATCCAGCGGTAGTGGATCAAAACACAAGGCAATTTATTCCTTGGCCTGTATTGAAATACACAGAAGCTGTGTTGAATTATGTGGAAGCTTGTATAGAGTTAGGGGAAGATGCAGAAGCCAAAACCTGGCTCAATAAGATTCGTTTCAGAGCAGGAATGCCTGCCATCACCGAGGTGGGGGATCAGTTGCGCACACGTTACCGGAATGAAAGACGTATCGAGCTAGCTTTTGAAGAGCATCGCTTTTTTGATACCCGCCGATGGATGATTGCTCCACAAACTACCGGCGCTAAGATTAGGCTGATTCGTGTAGTAGGTGCTTTAAAACCGGGTGTACAGGTACGTACTTACCAATACAACACCGACAACTATACCTACACCTACACACCTGTGGAGCTTGAGCCGGGGATTGAAAACCGCCAGTGGCAGGATAAGATGTATTTTATGCCATTCCATCGCGATGAAACTAACCGGAATATTAAATTAGCACAAAATCCTGCTTACGATTAA
- a CDS encoding FAD:protein FMN transferase, translating into MRYKSWTILLFFGVVCSAMAQQTTFFLSGNAQGTTYQVQYVAENAMVIKVSVDSIIDQIDQSMSLYQPHSLICMFNRELQYHRAVDTHMEKVIRKAIEVHQQSGGLFDITVKPLVDLWGFGSERIKQFPQKEAVDSVLSFVGMENIWLEDNRLHKRDLRIAIDLNGIAQGYTVDVLAQFLEVSGIENYLVELGGEIRTKGTKVGGADYEIAIERPNGEQSSSFVLNVPGRAVTTSGNYRKQAYYQDRKIHHHINPKTGYPIQNSVVSATVIAPTAMEADAYDNVFMALSPSEGKALANRLPGIEVYLIYEESGVFKEAFSDGFRDFVKH; encoded by the coding sequence ATGCGCTATAAGTCTTGGACTATACTTTTGTTTTTTGGGGTGGTTTGCTCTGCGATGGCACAGCAAACCACTTTTTTTCTTTCCGGAAACGCGCAGGGCACGACCTATCAGGTGCAGTATGTTGCCGAAAATGCGATGGTTATTAAGGTGTCTGTGGACAGCATTATTGACCAGATTGATCAATCCATGTCGCTGTATCAGCCGCATTCCTTGATTTGTATGTTCAATAGAGAACTCCAATACCATAGAGCGGTCGATACCCATATGGAAAAGGTGATTCGTAAGGCTATTGAGGTGCATCAACAATCGGGCGGACTGTTCGATATTACGGTAAAGCCATTAGTAGATTTGTGGGGCTTCGGATCCGAACGTATTAAACAGTTTCCCCAAAAGGAGGCAGTAGATAGCGTTCTGTCTTTTGTGGGCATGGAGAATATCTGGTTAGAGGATAATAGGTTACACAAACGAGATCTACGGATAGCCATTGATCTTAACGGTATTGCACAAGGTTATACCGTGGATGTGTTGGCGCAATTTTTAGAGGTATCTGGCATAGAAAATTATCTGGTAGAACTTGGTGGAGAGATACGGACGAAAGGCACTAAAGTAGGAGGAGCCGACTATGAAATTGCGATTGAGCGTCCTAATGGGGAGCAGTCATCCAGTTTTGTGCTAAACGTTCCGGGTCGGGCGGTGACAACTTCCGGCAATTACCGTAAGCAGGCATACTATCAGGATAGAAAGATTCACCATCATATCAACCCTAAAACAGGTTATCCTATACAAAATAGCGTAGTGAGTGCTACCGTTATCGCACCCACGGCAATGGAGGCAGATGCCTATGACAATGTATTTATGGCCTTGTCTCCATCGGAAGGTAAGGCATTAGCCAATAGGCTTCCTGGTATTGAGGTATACCTTATTTACGAGGAAAGCGGGGTGTTTAAGGAAGCCTTTTCAGATGGTTTCAGGGATTTCGTGAAGCATTAA
- a CDS encoding Gfo/Idh/MocA family oxidoreductase has translation MMNTFNRRDFMKAGTTLAATTLLTSNSFGRIFVAGSDEIKIALIGCGGRGTGATFDAFASGQNIKLVAMADAFQDNLDATYNTLKEKFGEKIDVPDSRKYVGFEGYKAAIKDADVVLLATPPGFRPLHFEEAVNAGKHVFMEKPVAVDIPGIRKVLAAAEEAKRKKLNVVVGLQRRYQTNYREAIKRIQDGAIGDIYSGQVYWNSGGVWVRPRQPGQSEMDYQMRNWYYFNWLCGDHIVEQHVHNIDVANWVKGKYPVSIQGTGSRAHRTEKEYGEIYDNFAVELTYDDGTVVYSQCRHFEGISNRVDETFQGSKGRVYLSAGNQAVLWDARGNEIYRHDPKGNPNAYQQEHKELFEAIAKNEYKFDNAEYGAYSTLTGIIGRLACYTGKVIKWDKALTSEIDLSPATYAWDAQPKVLPDANGLYKVAVPGINTELYI, from the coding sequence ATGATGAATACATTCAACCGTCGTGATTTTATGAAAGCGGGCACGACCTTGGCCGCTACGACACTATTAACTTCGAATTCTTTTGGTCGTATTTTCGTGGCCGGATCGGACGAAATTAAAATTGCATTAATTGGCTGCGGCGGTCGGGGTACCGGCGCTACATTCGACGCTTTTGCTTCCGGACAGAATATAAAGCTGGTCGCGATGGCCGATGCGTTTCAGGATAATCTGGATGCCACGTACAACACGCTCAAAGAGAAATTTGGAGAAAAGATCGATGTGCCCGATAGCCGTAAATACGTCGGCTTTGAAGGATACAAAGCCGCAATCAAGGATGCAGACGTGGTACTCCTGGCTACACCTCCGGGGTTCCGACCTTTGCATTTTGAAGAAGCAGTAAACGCAGGAAAGCATGTGTTTATGGAAAAACCGGTAGCGGTTGATATTCCTGGCATTCGTAAGGTATTAGCGGCTGCGGAGGAAGCGAAGCGAAAAAAATTAAACGTGGTGGTAGGTTTGCAACGACGCTATCAGACAAATTATCGGGAAGCTATTAAGCGCATTCAGGATGGTGCGATTGGCGATATTTATTCTGGACAGGTCTATTGGAATAGTGGGGGTGTATGGGTACGTCCGCGGCAACCCGGACAATCTGAAATGGATTACCAAATGCGTAACTGGTATTATTTCAACTGGTTATGCGGCGATCATATCGTAGAGCAACATGTGCATAATATTGATGTGGCCAATTGGGTCAAAGGCAAATATCCAGTTTCCATTCAGGGCACAGGCAGCCGCGCACACCGCACGGAGAAGGAGTATGGGGAAATTTATGATAATTTCGCAGTAGAACTAACCTATGATGATGGGACGGTGGTGTATAGCCAGTGTCGTCATTTTGAGGGGATTTCGAATCGTGTGGACGAAACTTTTCAGGGTTCGAAAGGCCGTGTATACCTGTCTGCTGGAAATCAAGCGGTCTTGTGGGATGCACGAGGCAACGAGATCTATCGCCACGATCCTAAAGGAAATCCCAATGCCTACCAGCAGGAGCACAAGGAATTGTTTGAAGCGATTGCTAAAAACGAATACAAATTTGATAACGCAGAGTATGGTGCGTACAGCACGCTGACCGGTATTATCGGACGTTTGGCTTGTTACACCGGTAAGGTGATTAAATGGGATAAGGCACTTACTTCGGAGATCGATTTATCTCCGGCTACGTACGCTTGGGATGCCCAGCCAAAAGTACTGCCGGATGCCAATGGCCTATACAAGGTGGCGGTTCCAGGTATCAATACCGAACTATATATCTAG
- a CDS encoding SUMF1/EgtB/PvdO family nonheme iron enzyme, with product MITNILKKSWTAICLISILCANAQTNHERYVQQLEGTRLQFSMEAIPGGEFVMGSKSGGATDEQPAHRVQIAPFWMGTFEVTWDLFEPFVYKDFEAANATQEKVDPKIDAVTRPTKPYLDMTFGMGKQGHPALAMTHYNAIQFCKWLYVRTGEFYRLPTEAEWEYACRAGSQTAYYFGADASELGEYAWFADNSGGETAAVGKKKPNAWGLFDMLGNVSEWTYDQYHADFYQQFKDGVADNPVAVPTELYPHSVRGGSFESGAAELRSAARMASDPVWKQLDPQIPKSNWWFPEAPFVGMRLVRPVLKPSHEDIMAYYDKAPIKDF from the coding sequence ATGATAACCAATATATTAAAGAAATCATGGACGGCAATTTGTTTGATTTCTATTTTATGCGCCAACGCACAAACGAATCATGAGCGCTATGTACAACAACTGGAAGGAACCCGGTTGCAGTTTTCTATGGAAGCTATTCCGGGAGGGGAGTTTGTCATGGGTAGCAAGAGTGGAGGAGCTACAGATGAACAACCTGCCCACCGCGTGCAGATAGCGCCATTTTGGATGGGTACCTTCGAAGTAACCTGGGACTTATTTGAGCCTTTTGTATATAAGGATTTTGAAGCCGCCAATGCGACGCAAGAAAAAGTCGACCCAAAAATTGATGCGGTTACGCGTCCTACCAAACCCTATTTAGATATGACCTTTGGGATGGGCAAGCAAGGCCATCCGGCTTTAGCCATGACACATTACAACGCAATACAATTTTGCAAATGGCTGTATGTGCGTACTGGGGAGTTTTATCGGTTGCCTACCGAAGCGGAGTGGGAGTATGCCTGCCGCGCTGGATCTCAGACTGCTTATTATTTTGGAGCCGATGCATCGGAGTTGGGAGAATACGCCTGGTTTGCGGACAACAGTGGGGGAGAAACAGCTGCTGTAGGCAAGAAGAAACCGAATGCTTGGGGACTATTTGATATGCTAGGCAATGTATCCGAATGGACTTATGATCAATACCACGCTGATTTCTATCAACAATTCAAAGACGGTGTAGCCGATAATCCGGTGGCAGTTCCTACTGAGCTATACCCACACAGTGTGCGGGGTGGCTCGTTCGAAAGTGGTGCTGCCGAATTGCGTTCGGCGGCACGCATGGCCTCCGATCCGGTATGGAAACAGCTCGATCCGCAGATTCCCAAATCTAACTGGTGGTTTCCCGAAGCGCCTTTTGTGGGTATGCGCCTTGTTCGTCCGGTGCTGAAACCCTCCCACGAAGACATTATGGCCTACTATGACAAAGCACCTATCAAAGACTTCTAA
- a CDS encoding Gfo/Idh/MocA family oxidoreductase, with the protein MKRKEFLRNATLLAASGALLNTPLFAHQQQTLKVGLIGVSGMGWADLTALLKVPNVVCTALCDVDERVLDKRITELQQLQTAQVKRIIDHQDMLKGDLVDVVIIGTPDHWHCLQLFDAVKAGKHVYVEKPIGNSIKECEAMVAIAQKHQSVVQVGQWQRSQQHFKDAIDFVHSGKLGKIRLVKAWAYQGWMKSIPVKPDEAVPTGVHYDRWLGPAKKRPFNPNRFHFEFRWFWDYAGGLMTDWGVHMLDYALMGMQASDPKSIMASGGKFAYPTDAAETPDTLTTVFEFDDFNIQWEHANGIDLGPYARNHGVAFIGNNGTLVVNREGWEVISEGDRMQAVPLQKSQDNGLEKHMVNFVDAVRKKDPTLLNAPVEAGANIAIFSQMGNIAYRTGKKLYWDKANRSFTDESANAFLAANYENGYKLPQV; encoded by the coding sequence ATGAAAAGAAAAGAATTTTTGCGAAATGCCACCCTTTTAGCGGCCTCGGGCGCTCTTTTGAATACGCCCCTGTTTGCGCATCAACAACAGACACTCAAAGTTGGACTTATTGGAGTGAGTGGTATGGGCTGGGCCGATCTTACGGCTTTATTGAAAGTGCCTAATGTGGTGTGCACCGCCTTATGCGATGTCGACGAACGGGTGTTGGACAAGCGCATAACGGAGTTACAACAACTGCAAACGGCGCAGGTAAAACGAATCATCGACCACCAAGACATGTTGAAGGGAGATTTGGTAGACGTGGTCATCATCGGCACGCCAGATCACTGGCATTGCCTACAGCTATTCGACGCGGTGAAAGCCGGTAAGCATGTGTATGTAGAAAAGCCGATCGGTAACTCGATCAAAGAATGCGAAGCGATGGTCGCTATTGCGCAAAAGCATCAAAGCGTGGTGCAGGTAGGCCAATGGCAACGCAGTCAGCAGCACTTCAAAGATGCGATAGATTTTGTGCACTCTGGTAAATTGGGAAAAATCCGTTTGGTAAAAGCTTGGGCGTACCAGGGATGGATGAAAAGTATCCCGGTGAAACCGGATGAAGCTGTCCCGACAGGGGTACATTATGATCGCTGGCTTGGCCCTGCGAAAAAACGCCCGTTTAATCCGAATCGCTTTCATTTTGAATTTCGTTGGTTCTGGGACTATGCCGGCGGATTGATGACCGATTGGGGCGTACATATGCTCGACTATGCTTTGATGGGTATGCAAGCATCAGATCCCAAATCTATCATGGCTTCCGGAGGGAAATTCGCCTACCCGACAGATGCGGCCGAAACACCAGATACCTTGACTACCGTTTTCGAATTTGATGATTTCAATATTCAATGGGAACATGCCAATGGTATCGACCTTGGTCCTTATGCCCGCAATCATGGGGTAGCCTTTATCGGAAACAATGGTACATTAGTAGTGAACCGCGAAGGCTGGGAAGTTATTTCGGAAGGCGATAGAATGCAAGCGGTTCCATTGCAAAAATCTCAGGACAATGGCCTCGAAAAACACATGGTCAATTTCGTGGATGCAGTACGCAAAAAAGACCCTACGTTATTGAATGCGCCTGTGGAAGCCGGTGCAAACATTGCTATCTTTTCGCAGATGGGTAATATTGCTTACCGAACCGGAAAAAAATTATATTGGGACAAAGCAAACAGGAGCTTTACCGACGAATCAGCAAACGCTTTTCTGGCAGCTAATTATGAAAATGGGTATAAACTTCCGCAAGTATAG
- a CDS encoding DUF1080 domain-containing protein, producing the protein MKTPYICTLLTIAATTSLMAQTKFKPEDTEFYSPKPPVVRLATNGVPNDAISLFNGEGLQQWVSQKDPNHTAEWTVVDGQLEVKPGSGDIQTKQEFENFQLHVEWQSPAVIKGEGQGRGNSGIFLQGLYEVQVLDNEDNPTYVNGQAGSIYKQRPPLVEVRSGESKWHTYDIIYKAPQFNKDGMLIAKGTVTVLHNGVLVQNNTQLDGTTEYIGLPVMKPHGPGPIILQDHGDLVRFRNIWIRPL; encoded by the coding sequence ATGAAGACACCTTATATCTGTACATTACTTACTATAGCAGCGACTACTTCACTTATGGCGCAGACGAAATTTAAGCCGGAAGATACCGAATTTTATTCCCCTAAACCCCCGGTGGTTAGGCTTGCTACCAATGGTGTACCTAACGATGCGATCTCTCTTTTTAACGGAGAAGGATTGCAGCAATGGGTCAGCCAAAAAGACCCTAATCATACCGCGGAATGGACGGTAGTAGATGGACAGCTGGAAGTGAAACCGGGCAGCGGCGATATTCAGACCAAACAGGAGTTTGAGAATTTTCAACTGCACGTAGAATGGCAAAGTCCTGCGGTAATTAAGGGGGAAGGCCAGGGTCGCGGCAATAGTGGCATTTTTTTACAAGGTTTGTATGAGGTGCAGGTGCTAGATAACGAAGATAACCCTACTTATGTGAACGGGCAGGCAGGAAGCATCTATAAACAGCGACCACCATTGGTAGAGGTGCGGTCGGGCGAATCTAAATGGCATACGTATGATATTATTTATAAAGCTCCGCAATTCAATAAAGACGGGATGCTGATTGCTAAGGGTACAGTCACCGTGTTGCACAACGGCGTATTGGTACAAAACAACACCCAGCTAGATGGTACGACAGAATACATCGGCTTGCCGGTAATGAAGCCGCACGGACCGGGTCCGATTATCCTACAAGATCACGGTGACTTGGTACGTTTCCGCAATATTTGGATCCGTCCTTTGTAA